The Devosia sp. MC521 genome segment AGCTCATCATGGGCGAGGGCCACAGCTGACGGCGGCGAGGGCAGCCTCAAAGCGGGGGCGCATAACGTCATGCGGCGGCGCGGCGCGGACGACGACAACCGCTTCGTTATGCGCCATCTCTACAACCAAGAGATTGGGTGACACTTCAATCTGCTGCTGGGCGAGGAGTTGGGTTTGGGCTGAGTTGAACATTCCGAGCTCAATGGTCTGCCCGATGCCATCGCGATTGGTCGTCGAATAGGTGATGATGCCATCCGAATTATAGACGGCGACCGACCAGAATGCGTCGGGCAGCGTGCCTTGCACGAAGGCGGGCGCCTCATTGATGTCGATTTTGCAAATGCCGTAGACGAGCTCGGGATCGAGCTGCAATGGGTTGTCACCACCAGCCGTAATGGCAGGTAGGACGAGCATTGTGTGATCGGCATCGAGGGCTGAAATACGGGTCCAAGAGGTGTTTTCGGCCAGGCTTGGCAAGGACAGGATCACCACAATATGGATGATGCCGCCCAGAATTGCGCCGCCTAAGAGCCAGAGAAAACTGCGGATCACGGGCAATGCTCCTCGGTGATGGAGGGCATGACCGTGTCATTGGTGAAGCCGGAAAAGGCCGTGGTGTCATAGAGCGTGAGCACCAGCTCGTATTGGCCGCTGCCGGCGAGTTCAAGCCAGTTCATCGGCATGACATGTGGGCCGACATAAATCCGGAAGCTGCGATCGTTGTCGCGGACGAGCTCGCTGGAGCGCAAGGCAAGGTCTTCGCCTGGTGCGGCCAGATTGCGCCAGTCGCTGTCGACGGCAGACAAAGTCCAAAAGCTCGAAATCGGAACGCGGCCAGAGATGCGGTAGGTGCAGCTGAGATCAAGAGCCTTGCCAGCGCTGTCCGTTGCGGCGGTGAAACGCAGGCCCTCGCTGCGGCCGAGTTGCAACGCGCCTTCGCGCGCAATCTGGCTGCGCGTATAGGGATGGGGGTTCGGCACGCCGACATCTTGCCAGGTGATCCAAGGGCCGAGCATGTTTGCAGCGATGAACCGGCCATCGGTGAGGGCGTAGTAGCTCAGGCCAAAGCCAATGCTCAGCGCGACGGCGATAGCAACGAGGAGGCGGAGGACAAAGGCCACGGCGCTCAGCTCATTCGCAAATAGGGCATGGGCGACAGGAACCGAAGCTGTTGCAGACTAGGAAGTTGTAGCAACCGCGCGGCTGCTTCGGAAGGGGCGAGGGGATGGAACCGTTGAAAAGATTAGGGCAGCCGAAGCTGCCCTAATCACCCCATGCACGGGAGGAGGAACTCAGAAGTGGAAGTTCACACCAGCTTTGATCGCGTGGGTGTGGTGAGTGAACTCGACATTGCCGCCGTTGGAGTAGGTGCCGGCCCATTTGCCAAAGTCTGAATAAGCGTATTCTGCTTTCACAGTGACGTTGTCAGTGACAGCCATTTCGACGCCAGCGCCGACAGTCCAGCCCGTACGACTGGTACGATAGTCAACTTGCCAAACGCCACTTAAGTCGTGAATTGGGCTGTAGAAGTCCGTAAAGGCGAGGCCGCCGTGTGCATAGACAAGAACTTGGTTGAACGCCACACCAGCGCGGGCTTTTATGGCGCCCTGCCAATCAGATCTGATGGTGACGATGTCAGTGCCTAAAGGAACCGTTGCGG includes the following:
- a CDS encoding outer membrane protein, producing the protein MTHTSFASDLHTPATTPPAFTSSGFDWTGSYAGAVGGYVWGRSEIIDPTGFVTTTTTNPSGGLLGITAGVNGQFDQFVLGLEGEILWPGLSGTATVPLGTDIVTIRSDWQGAIKARAGVAFNQVLVYAHGGLAFTDFYSPIHDLSGVWQVDYRTSRTGWTVGAGVEMAVTDNVTVKAEYAYSDFGKWAGTYSNGGNVEFTHHTHAIKAGVNFHF
- a CDS encoding DUF1214 domain-containing protein — protein: MAFVLRLLVAIAVALSIGFGLSYYALTDGRFIAANMLGPWITWQDVGVPNPHPYTRSQIAREGALQLGRSEGLRFTAATDSAGKALDLSCTYRISGRVPISSFWTLSAVDSDWRNLAAPGEDLALRSSELVRDNDRSFRIYVGPHVMPMNWLELAGSGQYELVLTLYDTTAFSGFTNDTVMPSITEEHCP